From the Purpureocillium takamizusanense chromosome 6, complete sequence genome, one window contains:
- a CDS encoding uncharacterized protein (TransMembrane:10 (o291-313i320-342o381-403i415-437o457-479i491-510o547-566i625-645o651-670i682-713o)~EggNog:ENOG503NZ2M~COG:P~BUSCO:EOG09260A27): MSNSILGFSPWRRRASSLSSHRDQAPSNGNDGGEHHQDSSLPIPSSRLLSSSVGSPKGAREPIRSYIHASVRDQLAPVDSEQNARTVREDTAELASYLLSDSSTQRRASFLQRQRGSVQDLFTPDRDGHTEQPDDDACTTQTIPEVSEPTSPGAEPDEVAQEGGPSVLANLLKKSPPQSVTADSPLPSEEHQAVAKAPPTQPEPPRWTDTEVTATEETPLLGGPAQVLYDHDVDEEGQKKPPTRRWLSGLSERGHEIHGHVANAVAVAANPRRWNHRAIWNYLVKEPVSCLPAVAVGLLLNILDALSYGMILFPLGNPIFAHLGSAGISIYYVSTIVSQLIFSTGSIFRGAVGSELIEVVPFFHNMAQKITDIVGEDDPDAVIATTIVAYATSSMMTGLVFYLMGKFKFGYMVGFIPRHILIGCIGGVGWFLIATGFEVSARLDGSLEYDLDTLRKLTQADTVLLWIFPLVLAIVLFYGQSKVRSKYFLPLYILAIPLIFYIFVAAIDALNADTLRDHGWIFQGPPPDEPWWYFYTLYQFKLVRWDAVAEVIPAMLALTFFGILHVPINVPALALNCGEDNADLDKELKLHGYSNFLSGCFGSIQNYLVYANTVFFIRSGGDRRLAGYILAALTFCTMLIGPSLIGFIPVMMVGTLIFDLGFELLLEAVWLPRKKLKVAEYLTVIAIVLVMGIYDFVVGIGVGILLAFVSLIIQTSRVSAIRGTYDGDIVTSTVRRNPSQHHYLHQAGQQIYIIKLNGYLFFGTIVSVEEKIRAILDDNVFAKKPIKFLILDLWHVSGLDYSAGEAFNTISRLLDNKGVLLVLSGVDADSQLGRNLRAVGLGNDKIEVTMLPNLNSALESCENELLKTLYARQEELNGAKRNATASLDVPATTTTSAFSSFDPPFNSPRQNHLAEAAREALTNVEVQRPSRWQSFKEPLRLMLQVFQGLSDKNEDFWFQAASYFKRKEYAAGKVLFQRGEPAHGFYLVERGILRAEYDLPQGWLCESIVAGTTCGELPFFSETERTATAQVDRDCVVWQMDRESWEKLQNDHPDVARELLRISLKLTSERMSAITSYILAMAG, translated from the exons CCATCCGCTCGTACATTCACGCCTCGGTGAGGGATCAGCTCG CACCCGTCGACAGCGAGCAAAACGCCCGCACGGTCCGCGAGGACACGGCCGAGCTCGCGAGCTACCTGCTGTCGGACAGCTCGACGCAACGGCGGGCCTCGTtcctgcagcggcagcgaggctCGGTCCAGGATCTCTTTACGCCGGATCGCGACGGCCATACTGagcagcccgacgacgacgcatgCACCACCCAGACCATCCCAGAAGTTTCGGAGCCGACCTCGCCTGGGGCCGAACCGGATGAAGTGGCACAAGAGGGAGGTCCGTCTGTTCTGGCCAACCTGCTCAAGAAGTCTCCGCCGCAATCTGTCACAGCCGACTCACCTCTCCCATCCGAGGAGCATCAGGCGGTTGCCAAAGCCCCACCAACGCAGCCAGAGCCGCCGCGATGGACAGATACCGAGGTTACCGCGACCGAGGAAACGCCATTGCTAGGAGGGCCTGCTCAGGTGCTCTACGATCACGATGTAGACGAGGAGGGTCAGAAGAAGCCACCCACCAGAAGATGGCTCAGTGGGCTTTCAGAGCGCGGCCATGAGATCCACGGCCACGTCGCCAACGCTGTCGCGGTGGCTGCGAACCCGCGGCGCTGGAATCACCGCGCAATATGGAACTACCTCGTCAAGGAGCCAGTCTCTTGTCTTCCCGCCGTGGCTGTTGGCCTCTTGCTAAACATCCTCGACGCTCTATCTTATG GCATGATCTTGTTCCCCCTCGGAAACCCAATCTTTGCGCATCTTGGGTCTGCTGGCATCTCTATATACTACGTCAGCACGATTGTCTCCCAGCTCATCTTCTCCACTGGAAGCATCTTCAGGGGTGCAGTAGGCTCCGAACTG ATTGAAGTCGTGCCCTTCTTCCACAACATGGCCCAAAAGATCACTGATATagttggcgaggacgacccCGACGCCGTTATTGCGACCACGATTGTGGCATACGCCACGAGCTCCATGATGACAGGCCTGGTTTTCTACCTCATGGGCAAGTTCAAATTCGGCTATATGGTTGGGTTCATCCCCAGGCACATCCTGATCGGCTGCATTGGCGGTGTTGGGTGGTTCCTGATCGCCACTGGCTTCGAGGTCTCGGCAAGACTAGACGGCAGCCTCGAATACGACCTCGACACCCTCAGGAAGCTGACGCAGGCCGACACCGTGTTGCTGTGGATATTCCCTCTTGTACTGGCAATCGTGCTGTTCTACGGACAGTCCAAGGTCCGGTCCAAGTACTTCTTACCGTTGTATATCCTAGCGATACCTCTGATATTCTACATCTTCGTTGcggccatcgacgccctTAACGCAGACACCCTCCGCGACCACGGGTGGATCTTCCAGGGCCCACCGCCCGACGAGCCATGGTGGTACTTCTATACGTTGTACCAATTCAAGCTGGTTCGATGGGATGCCGTCGCGGAGGTAATTCCGGCCATGCTGGCTCTCACGTTTTTCGGCATCCTCCATGTGCCCATCAACGTCCCGGCTCTAGCGCTCAACTGCGGCGAGGACAACGCCGATCTGGACAAGGAACTGAAGCTACACGGCTACTCCAACTTCTTGTCCGGTTGCTTCGGCAGCATCCAAAACTATCTCGTGTACGCAAATACGGTCTTCTTCATCCGGTCGGGGGGCGACAGGCGGCTGGCCGGGTACATACTGGCGGCCCTGACCTTTTGCACCATGCTTATTGGCCCGTCTCTCATTGGCTTCATACCCGTCATGATGGTGGGGACGCTCATCTTCGATCTCGGCTTCGAGCTGTTGCTGGAAGCTGTCTGGCTTCCGCGTAAGAAGCTCAAGGTTGCTGAGTACCTCACTGTCATCGCAATCGTGCTGGTCATGGGCATCTACGACTTTGTTGTCGGCATTGGGGTGGGCATCCTGCTGGCTTTCGTGTCCCTCATCATCCAAACCTCACGAGTGTCTGCCATTCGTGGGACGTATGATGGCGACATTGTCACCTCAACAGTGCGGCGCAATCCGTCGCAGCATCATTATCTGCACCAAGCAGGCCAGCAGATTTACATCATCAAACTGAACGGCTATCTCTTCTTTGGCACTATTGTCAGTGTTGAAGAAAAGATACGAGcgatcctcgacgacaacgtgTTTGCCAAGAAACCCATCAAGTTCCTCATTTTGGACTTGTGGCATGTCAGCGGGCTCGACTACTCGGCGGGTGAGGCGTTCAACACCATAAGCCGTCTTCTCGACAATAAGGGTGTTCTCCTAGTCCTCagtggcgtcgacgcggacaGTCAGCTTGGGCGGAACCTACGGGCTGTTGGTCTTGGAAACGACAAGATCGAGGTTACGATGCTCCCTAACCTCAACTCCGCACTAGAAAGCTGCGAGAACGAGCTCCTGAAGACACTATATGCGAGACAAGAGGAGTTGAATGGGGCCAAGCGGAACGCCACGGCAAGCCTTGACGTGCCGGCTACGACGACTACCTCAGCATTTTCATCATTCGATCCTCCATTCAATTCACCCCGGCAGAATCAtttggccgaggcggcgcgtgAAGCCCTGACTAACGTCGAGGTTCAGCGGCCGTCCAGGTGGCAGAGCTTCAAGGAGCCGCTACGACTCATGCTACAGGTCTTCCAGGGCCTGAGCGACAAGAACGAAGACTTTTGGTTCCAGGCGGCCTCCTATTTCAAGCGAAAGGAGTATGCCGCAGGCAAAGTGCTCTTTCAGCGTGGGGAGCCTGCTCATGGCTTTtacctcgtcgagcgcggaATTCTCCGTGCTGAGTACGACCTACCTCAGGGGTGGTTGTGCGAGAGCATCGTAGCAGGGACCACCTGTGGCGAGCTGCCCTTCTTCTCTGAAACGGAGCgtacggcgacggcgcaggtAGACAGGGACTGCGTTGTTTGGCAGATGGACCGTGAGAGCTGGGAGAAACTCCAAAACGACCATCCAGATGTAGCGCGGGAGCTGCTGAGGATATCTCTCAAGCTGACGAGTGAGCGGATGAGCGCTATCACGTCATATATTTTGGCTATGGCCGGATAG
- a CDS encoding uncharacterized protein (TransMembrane:9 (i21-43o91-113i125-147o167-189i201-220o257-276i335-355o361-380i392-423o)~EggNog:ENOG503NZ2M~COG:P~BUSCO:EOG09260A27) has translation MVCSGNCGATRGISDLYIGMILFPLGNPIFAHLGSAGISIYYVSTIVSQLIFSTGSIFRGAVGSELIEVVPFFHNMAQKITDIVGEDDPDAVIATTIVAYATSSMMTGLVFYLMGKFKFGYMVGFIPRHILIGCIGGVGWFLIATGFEVSARLDGSLEYDLDTLRKLTQADTVLLWIFPLVLAIVLFYGQSKVRSKYFLPLYILAIPLIFYIFVAAIDALNADTLRDHGWIFQGPPPDEPWWYFYTLYQFKLVRWDAVAEVIPAMLALTFFGILHVPINVPALALNCGEDNADLDKELKLHGYSNFLSGCFGSIQNYLVYANTVFFIRSGGDRRLAGYILAALTFCTMLIGPSLIGFIPVMMVGTLIFDLGFELLLEAVWLPRKKLKVAEYLTVIAIVLVMGIYDFVVGIGVGILLAFVSLIIQTSRVSAIRGTYDGDIVTSTVRRNPSQHHYLHQAGQQIYIIKLNGYLFFGTIVSVEEKIRAILDDNVFAKKPIKFLILDLWHVSGLDYSAGEAFNTISRLLDNKGVLLVLSGVDADSQLGRNLRAVGLGNDKIEVTMLPNLNSALESCENELLKTLYARQEELNGAKRNATASLDVPATTTTSAFSSFDPPFNSPRQNHLAEAAREALTNVEVQRPSRWQSFKEPLRLMLQVFQGLSDKNEDFWFQAASYFKRKEYAAGKVLFQRGEPAHGFYLVERGILRAEYDLPQGWLCESIVAGTTCGELPFFSETERTATAQVDRDCVVWQMDRESWEKLQNDHPDVARELLRISLKLTSERMSAITSYILAMAG, from the exons ATGGTTTGTTCTGGCAACTGCGGTGCGACGCGAGGGATTTCTGACCTGTATATAGGCATGATCTTGTTCCCCCTCGGAAACCCAATCTTTGCGCATCTTGGGTCTGCTGGCATCTCTATATACTACGTCAGCACGATTGTCTCCCAGCTCATCTTCTCCACTGGAAGCATCTTCAGGGGTGCAGTAGGCTCCGAACTG ATTGAAGTCGTGCCCTTCTTCCACAACATGGCCCAAAAGATCACTGATATagttggcgaggacgacccCGACGCCGTTATTGCGACCACGATTGTGGCATACGCCACGAGCTCCATGATGACAGGCCTGGTTTTCTACCTCATGGGCAAGTTCAAATTCGGCTATATGGTTGGGTTCATCCCCAGGCACATCCTGATCGGCTGCATTGGCGGTGTTGGGTGGTTCCTGATCGCCACTGGCTTCGAGGTCTCGGCAAGACTAGACGGCAGCCTCGAATACGACCTCGACACCCTCAGGAAGCTGACGCAGGCCGACACCGTGTTGCTGTGGATATTCCCTCTTGTACTGGCAATCGTGCTGTTCTACGGACAGTCCAAGGTCCGGTCCAAGTACTTCTTACCGTTGTATATCCTAGCGATACCTCTGATATTCTACATCTTCGTTGcggccatcgacgccctTAACGCAGACACCCTCCGCGACCACGGGTGGATCTTCCAGGGCCCACCGCCCGACGAGCCATGGTGGTACTTCTATACGTTGTACCAATTCAAGCTGGTTCGATGGGATGCCGTCGCGGAGGTAATTCCGGCCATGCTGGCTCTCACGTTTTTCGGCATCCTCCATGTGCCCATCAACGTCCCGGCTCTAGCGCTCAACTGCGGCGAGGACAACGCCGATCTGGACAAGGAACTGAAGCTACACGGCTACTCCAACTTCTTGTCCGGTTGCTTCGGCAGCATCCAAAACTATCTCGTGTACGCAAATACGGTCTTCTTCATCCGGTCGGGGGGCGACAGGCGGCTGGCCGGGTACATACTGGCGGCCCTGACCTTTTGCACCATGCTTATTGGCCCGTCTCTCATTGGCTTCATACCCGTCATGATGGTGGGGACGCTCATCTTCGATCTCGGCTTCGAGCTGTTGCTGGAAGCTGTCTGGCTTCCGCGTAAGAAGCTCAAGGTTGCTGAGTACCTCACTGTCATCGCAATCGTGCTGGTCATGGGCATCTACGACTTTGTTGTCGGCATTGGGGTGGGCATCCTGCTGGCTTTCGTGTCCCTCATCATCCAAACCTCACGAGTGTCTGCCATTCGTGGGACGTATGATGGCGACATTGTCACCTCAACAGTGCGGCGCAATCCGTCGCAGCATCATTATCTGCACCAAGCAGGCCAGCAGATTTACATCATCAAACTGAACGGCTATCTCTTCTTTGGCACTATTGTCAGTGTTGAAGAAAAGATACGAGcgatcctcgacgacaacgtgTTTGCCAAGAAACCCATCAAGTTCCTCATTTTGGACTTGTGGCATGTCAGCGGGCTCGACTACTCGGCGGGTGAGGCGTTCAACACCATAAGCCGTCTTCTCGACAATAAGGGTGTTCTCCTAGTCCTCagtggcgtcgacgcggacaGTCAGCTTGGGCGGAACCTACGGGCTGTTGGTCTTGGAAACGACAAGATCGAGGTTACGATGCTCCCTAACCTCAACTCCGCACTAGAAAGCTGCGAGAACGAGCTCCTGAAGACACTATATGCGAGACAAGAGGAGTTGAATGGGGCCAAGCGGAACGCCACGGCAAGCCTTGACGTGCCGGCTACGACGACTACCTCAGCATTTTCATCATTCGATCCTCCATTCAATTCACCCCGGCAGAATCAtttggccgaggcggcgcgtgAAGCCCTGACTAACGTCGAGGTTCAGCGGCCGTCCAGGTGGCAGAGCTTCAAGGAGCCGCTACGACTCATGCTACAGGTCTTCCAGGGCCTGAGCGACAAGAACGAAGACTTTTGGTTCCAGGCGGCCTCCTATTTCAAGCGAAAGGAGTATGCCGCAGGCAAAGTGCTCTTTCAGCGTGGGGAGCCTGCTCATGGCTTTtacctcgtcgagcgcggaATTCTCCGTGCTGAGTACGACCTACCTCAGGGGTGGTTGTGCGAGAGCATCGTAGCAGGGACCACCTGTGGCGAGCTGCCCTTCTTCTCTGAAACGGAGCgtacggcgacggcgcaggtAGACAGGGACTGCGTTGTTTGGCAGATGGACCGTGAGAGCTGGGAGAAACTCCAAAACGACCATCCAGATGTAGCGCGGGAGCTGCTGAGGATATCTCTCAAGCTGACGAGTGAGCGGATGAGCGCTATCACGTCATATATTTTGGCTATGGCCGGATAG
- a CDS encoding uncharacterized protein (COG:S~EggNog:ENOG503P0EK): protein MPKSLRSILGTSNRVTKPSRSGQPRQPPPSTTSPSPSPRKGTQPQQRRRQQANEEEDELFQDKLTDLGVVKLLEEELTLRDVVQAMRYIRAHMFTPVPPTGFKSTRAAEVLNYRAATPPLVTAGHINAVLARASPTRTEREVVELVGRGVLRRVRVERRGGGGEALVEAADLEAMLFRWVSSGGDNGGGGIALARDTADAFLQFLARNPMAQTLGAGDLLSAVDDEEDEAGLLMESARTDELVRAGFLTSATHAAPGDTLRVRPEDRTTLTSIEHVSRFASGTVSAVGGQNAIHLSGGGGGGGVGGRRRMPTLPSSSSSSSTALLGPTTTTTTTTITQPGASFRVAVPGHGRYLKLAEGAVDWIREALGRTRWGEAPESWLRERFEGGGLYGTRWKEFWGVEWEWALGQAVGLGAVEVFETGSVGRGVRALGG from the coding sequence ATGCCAAAGAGCCTACGATCGATCCTGGGCACGTCCAACAGGGTCACGAAGCCGTCTCGGTCGGGGCAGCCTCGGCAGCcccccccgtcgacgacatcaccatCCCCCTCACCACGCAAAGGCACTcagccccagcagcggcggcggcagcaagccaacgaggaggaggatgaacTGTTCCAGGACAAGCTGACCGACCTCGGGGTCGTGAAGCTGCTTGAGGAGGAGCTTACGCTGCGGGACGTGGTGCAGGCGATGCGGTACATCCGGGCGCACATGTTCACCCCCGTGCCGCCCACGGGCTTCAAGTCGACGCGCGCTGCAGAGGTGCTCAACTACcgggcggccacgccgccgctcgttACTGCGGGCCACATCAACGCCGTgttggcgcgggcgtcgccgacgcgcaccgagcgcgaggtcgtggagctcgtcggccgcggggTGCTGCGCCGGGTGCGCGttgagcggcgcggcggcgggggcgaggcgctcgttGAGGCGGCagacctcgaggccatgcTTTTTCGGTGGgtgagcagcggcggcgacaacggcggcggagggatTGCGTTGGCGCGCGACACGGCCGACGCGTTCCTCCAATTCCTGGCCCGAAACCCGATGGCGCAGAcgctcggcgctggcgacctgctgtcggccgtcgacgatgaggaggatgaggcgGGGCTGCTCATGGAGAGCGCGAGGACGGACGAGCTGGTCAGGGCCGGGTTCCTGACGAGCGCGACGCACGCCGCGCCGGGGGACACGCTGCGCGTGCGGCCCGAGGACCGGACGACACTGACGTCCATCGAGCACGTATCGCGCTTCGCCTCGGGCAccgtctcggccgtgggcggACAAAACGCAATCCACctgtctggcggcggcggcggcggcggtgtcggcggccggcggcgcatgcCCACACtgccgtcatcctcgtcgtcgtccagcacggcgctcctcgggcccaccaccaccaccaccaccaccaccatcacgcaGCCGGGGGCCAGCTTCCGCGTGGCGGTCCCGGGCCACGGGCGGTACctcaagctggccgagggcgcggtgGACTGGATccgcgaggcgctggggcgGACGCGCTGGGGCGAGGCGCCCGAGTCGTGGCTGCGGGAGCgcttcgagggcggcgggctgtaCGGCACGCGGTGGAAGGAGTTTTGGGGCGTCGAGTGGGAGTGGGCGCTCGGGCAGGCGGTCGGGCTCGGGGCCGTCGAGGTGTTTGAGACGGGCAGCGTGGGCAGGGGCGTGAGGGCGTTGGGCGGATGA
- a CDS encoding uncharacterized protein (EggNog:ENOG503P015~COG:Q) yields MADADTAGAAYFVTGASRGLGLGICTALAARPPSEVSVVFAAVRTETDALRRLVAGSAGRVQAVSVDVTSESAVRDAAARVGRALEGSSPSRGLDVVVNVAGVMDFVPQGGIENMKDLDSTFTTNVTSVHLVTAALLPLLRRGSLKKIINLSTTLGSIGMAGTFAPSRAPAYKISKAALNMLTVQYALSLGDEGFTVVAISPGWVKTDMGSSHADLDVETSVKATLDIVDRVGAPDTGNFFNIHVPGYENAPELNRYDGGQPPW; encoded by the exons atggccgacgccgacactgccggcgccgcgtaCTTTGTCACCGGGGCATCCCGGGGTCTGGGCCTCGGCATCTGcaccgccctggccgcccgcccgcccagcgaggtgtccgtcgtcttcgccgccgtccgcaccgagacggacgcgctaaggcgcctcgtcgccgggtccgccggccgcgtgcaGGCCGTCTCGGTCGACGTGACGTCCGAGAGCGCCGTCAGggatgcggcggccaggGTCGGGCGGGCTCTGGAggggtcgtcgccgtccaggggcctcgacgtcgtggTGAACGTGGCAGGTGTCATGGACTTTGTCCCCCAAGGCGGCATCGAGAACAT GAAGGATCTGGACTCGACGTTCACCACCAACGTGACGAGCGTGCACCTCGTCacggccgccctgctcccGCTGCTCCGCCGTGGGAGCCTCAAGAAGATCATCAACCT GTCGACCACCCTCGGGTCCatcggcatggcgggcacGTTCGCCCCAAGCCGGGCGCCCGCGTACAAGATCTCCAAGGCGGCCCTCAACATGCTGACGGTGCAGTACGCCCTCTCCCTGGGGGACGAGGGcttcaccgtcgtcgccatctcACCAGGG TGGGTGAAGACGGACATGGGTAGCTCGCATGCCGATCTCGACGTCGAAACAAGCGTCAAGGCGACGCTGGACATTGTGGACCGAGTGGGAGCGCCCGACACTGGCAACTTCTTCAACATCCACGTTCCGGGCTACGAGAACGCCCCAGAATTGAACCGGTATGACGGGGGCCAGCCACCGTGGtag